The Nitrospira sp. KM1 genome includes a window with the following:
- a CDS encoding glyoxalase superfamily protein, which produces MAFAKTTPILRIFDERKAKEFYIAFLGFRIDWEHRFDDALPLYMQISMSGCVLHLSEHHGDCCPGSAVRIETDQLEEFHRQLSGKCYPYAKPDIQHMPWGSRDLTVVDPFGNRLTFTDAVSTRESEN; this is translated from the coding sequence ATGGCATTCGCTAAGACTACCCCGATTCTCAGAATCTTCGACGAGCGCAAGGCCAAGGAATTTTATATCGCCTTCCTGGGTTTCCGGATCGATTGGGAACACCGTTTCGATGACGCGCTGCCTTTATATATGCAGATTTCAATGAGCGGATGCGTGCTTCATTTGTCGGAACATCACGGGGATTGTTGCCCGGGATCTGCGGTGCGGATAGAGACGGACCAGCTCGAGGAGTTTCACCGGCAACTGTCAGGCAAGTGTTATCCTTACGCCAAGCCGGACATTCAGCATATGCCATGGGGAAGTCGCGATCTGACCGTGGTCGATCCATTTGGAAATCGGCTGACGTTTACTGACGCCGTTTCGACTCGGGAGTCCGAGAACTAA
- a CDS encoding class I SAM-dependent methyltransferase: MPAGPYGGRRPGEAVIADLYDHPDLYDALLPAGKNQEFYLDLARRQDGPVLELACGTGLLSVPIASAGMPTSGLDVSGPMLQAAKRRAVADGVAMEFMQGDMRDFTFQQRFDLVFIARSSLQHMRTSEDMLSTFAAAKRHLSPHGMFVFDVFNPSVSILSRESHRRFPVMDVATDLLGRLRVERAHRYDAATQISHGTWYMSTQEQQDEWVVPITVRCIFPQELPLLLSRAGLELVDRFGDLSGAAFTSESPKQICVCRAVN, encoded by the coding sequence ATGCCGGCGGGGCCATATGGCGGCCGTCGGCCAGGTGAAGCGGTGATTGCCGACCTGTACGACCATCCAGATCTTTACGATGCCCTATTACCGGCAGGCAAGAATCAGGAGTTTTATCTTGATCTGGCCAGACGCCAGGATGGACCGGTATTGGAACTCGCGTGTGGAACGGGTTTGCTATCCGTGCCGATCGCGTCGGCCGGTATGCCGACATCGGGGCTCGATGTGTCCGGTCCAATGCTACAAGCGGCCAAAAGACGGGCGGTAGCCGATGGAGTGGCGATGGAGTTTATGCAGGGAGACATGCGGGACTTCACGTTTCAGCAGCGATTCGACCTTGTCTTTATCGCACGAAGCTCTCTTCAGCACATGCGTACCTCGGAAGATATGTTGTCGACGTTTGCAGCGGCGAAACGGCACCTGTCTCCTCACGGCATGTTCGTGTTCGACGTCTTCAATCCTTCCGTCAGCATATTGTCCAGGGAATCTCATCGGCGCTTCCCGGTCATGGATGTCGCAACTGATCTTCTCGGCAGACTTCGCGTGGAACGTGCTCATCGATATGATGCCGCCACACAGATCAGTCACGGCACCTGGTACATGTCCACCCAAGAGCAACAAGACGAATGGGTCGTGCCTATTACGGTCCGGTGTATCTTCCCACAGGAACTTCCGCTCTTGTTGTCGAGGGCCGGATTGGAGTTGGTCGACCGGTTCGGCGATTTATCGGGTGCAGCATTTACCTCCGAAAGTCCCAAGCAGATCTGCGTCTGCCGGGCGGTGAATTAG
- a CDS encoding YnfA family protein has product MVELKTLALFIVTAVAEIVGCYLPYLWLKNNAPAWYLLPAGVSLAVFAWLLTLHPAAAGRVYAAYGGVYVSVAVLWLWHVDGIRPTPWDWLGVTVCLCGMAIIMFAPHR; this is encoded by the coding sequence ATGGTTGAATTGAAAACTCTCGCTCTGTTCATCGTGACTGCAGTTGCCGAGATCGTCGGCTGCTATTTGCCCTACCTATGGCTGAAGAACAATGCTCCTGCATGGTATCTTCTCCCTGCTGGTGTAAGCCTGGCGGTGTTTGCATGGCTGCTTACGCTGCATCCCGCCGCTGCGGGCCGTGTCTACGCAGCATACGGTGGTGTCTATGTCTCGGTGGCCGTACTCTGGCTCTGGCATGTCGATGGCATCCGGCCCACTCCGTGGGATTGGCTGGGAGTAACCGTCTGTCTGTGCGGCATGGCCATTATCATGTTTGCTCCGCATCGATAA
- a CDS encoding DoxX family protein translates to MRRLRPAMRYAYGAFFVASGFNHFINLPFYVSIMPHYLPWHEVLVYISGVAEIVLGSGLWVPTSMNVSAWGLIALLVGVFPANVHMALHPGDYAWAPPLLLWLRLPLQALLIAWAYLYTRPSLLSGQISRPTAQ, encoded by the coding sequence ATGCGACGGCTTCGGCCGGCTATGCGTTACGCCTATGGCGCCTTCTTTGTCGCTTCCGGATTCAATCACTTCATCAACCTGCCGTTTTATGTGAGTATCATGCCGCACTATCTCCCATGGCATGAGGTATTGGTGTATATCAGCGGCGTCGCGGAGATCGTGTTGGGTTCGGGACTGTGGGTCCCAACTTCGATGAATGTTTCCGCATGGGGGCTGATCGCTCTGTTGGTAGGCGTATTCCCGGCGAATGTGCACATGGCCCTTCATCCTGGAGACTATGCCTGGGCTCCGCCCCTTCTCCTTTGGCTGCGTCTTCCACTTCAAGCCCTGTTGATAGCATGGGCGTATCTTTACACCAGACCATCGCTCTTGTCCGGACAGATATCTCGCCCAACTGCGCAGTAG
- a CDS encoding alpha/beta hydrolase, with the protein MHSRGDQEIGGWGPKTIREWLLTAVAGLMTLCVVILAYCMLYPVRWDGPGKLGAIALWFPLHLLMITLVSCVLAVIAVRSRARLALSLFVAVAVLTCLMSLAPAIAMWRQAQRLNVPLSLVSYLVHAASLNLGSPKIERTRVYGVSQDGMNLELDVWSSGHAPAGPLRPAVLMIHGGAWTQGNRSMLPAWNHWLNSLGYEVFDVDYRLAPPARWQEEVGDIKAALAWVAAHAGDYHVDSSRISVMGGSAGGNLAMLTAYSLNDRHLPPTGNARQAPARCVINLYGPTDMALGYRITMSPDYVRPRMRSYIGGTPDEVPDRYRILSPLSHIDASTPPTITIIGGSDRLVALDHVRLLDHALSTASVPHETYVLDANDHGFDVNWGGFGTQIARAKIREFLTTCDGGPPVSLNAN; encoded by the coding sequence ATGCACAGTCGTGGAGATCAAGAAATCGGAGGATGGGGGCCGAAAACTATCCGGGAATGGTTGTTGACTGCAGTGGCCGGGCTGATGACCCTCTGTGTGGTGATCCTCGCCTATTGCATGTTGTATCCGGTGAGATGGGATGGCCCAGGCAAACTGGGGGCGATCGCATTATGGTTCCCGCTTCACTTGCTAATGATTACCCTTGTGTCCTGCGTCTTGGCAGTCATTGCTGTCCGATCCCGTGCGCGGCTGGCCCTGTCTCTATTCGTTGCAGTGGCCGTCTTGACCTGCCTCATGTCGTTGGCGCCGGCGATCGCCATGTGGAGACAGGCGCAACGGCTGAACGTCCCGCTCTCGCTAGTCAGCTATCTGGTGCATGCAGCTAGCCTGAATTTGGGATCACCCAAAATCGAACGAACTCGAGTTTATGGCGTCTCTCAAGACGGAATGAATCTCGAACTGGATGTCTGGAGCAGCGGCCATGCGCCGGCCGGTCCCTTGCGGCCTGCCGTGTTGATGATTCATGGAGGAGCCTGGACCCAAGGCAATCGCAGTATGTTGCCCGCATGGAACCACTGGCTCAATTCGCTCGGATATGAAGTGTTCGATGTCGACTATCGCTTAGCGCCTCCTGCGCGCTGGCAAGAGGAGGTCGGCGACATCAAAGCCGCGTTGGCTTGGGTGGCTGCCCATGCCGGCGACTATCATGTCGACTCCAGCCGGATCAGCGTCATGGGCGGGTCTGCAGGCGGAAATTTGGCCATGTTGACCGCGTATAGTTTGAACGATCGGCATCTGCCGCCGACGGGGAATGCTCGTCAGGCACCGGCACGGTGCGTCATCAATCTGTATGGACCGACCGACATGGCGTTGGGGTATCGAATCACCATGAGTCCTGATTACGTCCGGCCGAGGATGCGCTCATACATCGGCGGTACCCCGGACGAAGTTCCCGACCGATACCGGATCCTATCGCCCCTCAGTCACATCGATGCGAGCACTCCGCCTACCATTACAATTATCGGCGGCAGCGATCGCCTCGTCGCTCTGGATCATGTCAGGTTATTGGATCACGCTCTCTCGACCGCTTCCGTGCCGCATGAGACGTATGTGCTCGACGCGAATGACCATGGATTCGACGTCAACTGGGGGGGATTTGGCACGCAGATCGCCCGCGCCAAGATCCGCGAGTTTCTGACCACGTGTGACGGCGGGCCGCCGGTTTCGCTGAACGCCAATTGA
- a CDS encoding SemiSWEET family sugar transporter, giving the protein MIPIHEIIGFVAGFGTTFAAMPDLIAMLRRRSCAGMNPTMATIMGTFQIVWVYYGYLIDSKPVMVWNIIAVAINFLTLGAYVYFSCSEKRDRSLRAN; this is encoded by the coding sequence ATGATTCCCATTCATGAAATCATCGGTTTTGTGGCTGGGTTTGGAACGACGTTTGCTGCCATGCCGGACTTGATTGCCATGCTCAGGCGCCGCTCGTGCGCGGGCATGAATCCCACCATGGCCACCATCATGGGCACGTTTCAGATCGTGTGGGTGTATTATGGATATCTGATCGACTCCAAACCGGTCATGGTCTGGAACATCATCGCCGTGGCCATTAACTTTTTGACCCTCGGCGCCTACGTCTACTTTTCCTGCTCGGAAAAGCGGGATCGATCCCTCCGCGCCAACTGA
- the mtnC gene encoding acireductone synthase gives MTIRRVLMDIEGTIVPISFVRDVLFPYAQRRMSSFLHEQREDPAVRHWAALCQDTVAKEQGARPGYDDLSDVLRLWMEEDRKHTGLKGLQGMVWEEGYLTKAFVPHLYDDVLPTIESWRGNGLELALYSSGSQQAQRLFIAHTSQGDLTHMFSRFFDTRVGPKADAQSYSRIAEQLAVPPETVLYLSDVIAELDAASAAGMKTVHIVRPGTQTGSHRPIASTFRDVKISDQ, from the coding sequence ATGACCATTCGCCGGGTGCTCATGGACATCGAGGGCACCATCGTGCCCATCAGCTTCGTACGTGACGTACTCTTTCCATACGCGCAGCGCCGGATGTCGTCCTTTCTTCACGAGCAGCGGGAAGATCCGGCTGTGCGCCACTGGGCTGCGCTCTGCCAGGACACGGTCGCGAAAGAACAGGGTGCACGTCCCGGCTATGACGATCTGTCCGACGTCCTGCGCTTGTGGATGGAGGAAGACCGCAAACATACGGGCCTGAAGGGTCTTCAGGGCATGGTCTGGGAGGAGGGCTATCTTACGAAAGCGTTTGTTCCACATTTGTACGATGACGTGTTGCCTACCATCGAGAGTTGGCGAGGGAACGGTCTTGAACTCGCACTGTATTCCTCGGGATCACAGCAGGCGCAACGGCTGTTCATCGCCCATACGAGCCAAGGCGACCTTACCCATATGTTCTCAAGGTTTTTTGACACGCGTGTCGGACCGAAAGCAGATGCACAATCCTACAGCCGCATCGCAGAACAGTTGGCGGTCCCTCCGGAAACGGTACTCTATCTCTCCGACGTGATTGCAGAACTCGACGCCGCCTCCGCCGCCGGCATGAAGACCGTCCACATCGTCCGACCCGGTACGCAGACGGGATCCCATCGTCCCATCGCTTCGACCTTCCGCGACGTCAAAATCTCAGACCAATAA